A genome region from Haloimpatiens massiliensis includes the following:
- a CDS encoding sigma 54-interacting transcriptional regulator, with the protein MPKKTLKINIAEGIHTRIAASIVLKASELKSKYNINLFIKKNNSSSEPFAISMLALLSLKIQKGETIEISCNNDSDIGYQAVNEMFNFITFELNSDNTMSKLDAIIEENTIANEQIINNIPIGILVIDSNCHIVKINQYALNLIYSSEKQVYGKYIKDIIPTSELPSVVENKSHQIGQIQHINDNITITNSAPILGKNNEILGAISIFQDISEVIGIEELNEKFIKILEASHDLICFVDEHGKISYLNPAYEKHFNINKNFILGMDLMDISPNGLRIKVFNTKEKLENFFHKKDNEEIVSTIEPIFIDDKFKGIISISKPINEMKELVSKLERSEEELNYYRDEIRRQSILNSSFKEIIGNSGSLRDVLYIAEKASDSTSTVLIRGESGTGKELIAKAIHYNSPRKNNPLVRVNCAAIPENLLESELFGYEKGAFTGAIKCKPGKFNLADSGTIFLDEIGDMPISMQAKLLRVLQDMEFESVGGLKTQKVNVRIIAATNRDLETMIKNGEFREDLYYRLNVINIPLPPLRGRKEDISLLVEHFIQKLNSKLNKNIKGITNDCIIYLEKYHWPGNIRELENIIERAMNMCDGNLITLNDLPFHIRSIDNKEEKLINLVNGDLLPLEEYEKEIIKIAMKKYKSFNKAGKALGITHRTVSLRCKKYGIT; encoded by the coding sequence TTGCCTAAAAAAACTTTAAAAATAAATATAGCTGAGGGGATTCATACTAGAATAGCTGCTTCAATTGTATTAAAAGCTTCAGAATTAAAATCTAAATATAATATAAATCTTTTTATAAAAAAAAATAATTCTTCATCAGAGCCCTTTGCTATAAGTATGCTAGCCCTTCTCTCTTTAAAAATACAAAAGGGTGAAACTATTGAGATATCTTGTAATAATGATTCTGATATTGGTTATCAAGCTGTAAATGAAATGTTTAACTTTATAACCTTTGAGCTAAATTCAGATAATACTATGTCTAAACTTGACGCTATTATAGAAGAAAATACTATTGCAAATGAACAAATAATAAATAATATACCTATAGGAATACTCGTTATAGATTCAAACTGCCATATAGTTAAAATAAATCAATATGCATTAAATTTAATATATAGCTCTGAAAAACAAGTGTATGGCAAATACATAAAAGATATAATCCCTACATCAGAACTTCCATCAGTAGTTGAAAATAAAAGTCATCAAATAGGTCAAATTCAACACATAAATGACAACATTACTATAACCAATAGCGCACCAATTTTAGGTAAAAACAATGAAATATTAGGTGCCATCAGTATATTTCAAGATATATCCGAAGTCATAGGTATAGAAGAATTAAATGAAAAATTCATAAAAATATTAGAAGCATCGCATGATCTAATTTGTTTCGTGGATGAACATGGAAAGATTAGTTATTTAAATCCTGCTTATGAAAAACATTTTAACATAAATAAGAATTTCATTCTAGGCATGGACTTAATGGATATATCTCCTAATGGATTACGAATAAAAGTTTTTAATACAAAAGAAAAATTAGAAAACTTCTTTCATAAAAAAGATAATGAAGAAATTGTTTCAACGATAGAACCTATATTTATTGATGATAAGTTTAAAGGTATAATCTCCATATCAAAGCCTATTAATGAAATGAAAGAATTAGTTAGTAAACTAGAGCGTTCTGAGGAAGAACTTAATTATTATAGAGATGAAATAAGAAGACAGTCTATATTAAATTCCTCATTTAAAGAAATCATAGGCAATAGTGGTTCTTTACGTGATGTACTATATATTGCAGAAAAAGCTTCTGATTCTACTTCTACCGTTTTAATAAGAGGAGAAAGCGGAACTGGAAAAGAACTCATAGCCAAAGCTATCCATTATAACAGTCCAAGAAAAAATAATCCTTTAGTAAGAGTAAATTGTGCTGCTATTCCTGAAAATCTTTTAGAAAGTGAGCTTTTTGGATACGAAAAAGGTGCCTTTACAGGAGCTATTAAATGTAAACCTGGTAAATTTAATTTAGCAGATAGTGGAACAATCTTTTTAGATGAAATAGGAGATATGCCCATAAGTATGCAGGCAAAACTCCTTAGAGTACTTCAAGACATGGAATTTGAAAGTGTAGGAGGATTAAAAACTCAAAAGGTAAATGTGAGAATTATTGCTGCTACTAATAGAGATTTAGAAACCATGATAAAAAATGGTGAATTTAGGGAAGATTTATATTATAGATTAAATGTTATTAACATACCACTTCCCCCTCTTAGAGGAAGAAAAGAAGATATAAGTCTTTTAGTAGAGCACTTTATACAAAAATTAAATAGTAAACTGAACAAAAACATAAAAGGTATTACAAACGATTGTATTATTTATCTAGAAAAATACCATTGGCCTGGCAATATTCGAGAACTAGAAAATATAATTGAAAGAGCTATGAATATGTGTGATGGTAATTTAATAACTTTAAATGATTTGCCTTTTCATATTAGAAGTATAGATAATAAAGAAGAAAAACTCATTAATTTAGTTAATGGAGATTTATTACCTTTAGAAGAATACGAAAAAGAAATTATAAAGATAGCCATGAAAAAATATAAGAGCTTCAATAAAGCAGGAAAAGCCCTTGGCATTACTCATAGAACTGTATCACTAAGATGCAAAAAATATGGCATAACATAA